From the Lathyrus oleraceus cultivar Zhongwan6 chromosome 4, CAAS_Psat_ZW6_1.0, whole genome shotgun sequence genome, one window contains:
- the LOC127137753 gene encoding uncharacterized protein LOC127137753, translating into MLNEPTYPHLVNDLWVKAEFFYEYVASVELNQLVENDSSLKGKSREEVGLNKFEELKIRSTIMGVDVVITQNTIIKLLKSSNSRRLVVNTKDNSPKADAFKICLFYNAGSVCSYDFRNVKNMHKDFKLLFKILIGCLIPREGSTDQISWDYKHFILYLKNEYKINLSAYIFNHLCEAIKDSIKLRKKNVSYTRMLSELFYQDRLINALKKFPNNGDLEEIHGNIIYTSILANMKLLIKINAVSLRVPLSIIRTNPDYLEDYPVISKMDNPEVIRIYIEQAFKEGMIIRLKDLPNKPADVFHPSKKRKHAALVTQKDVQKPSKNKKEIE; encoded by the coding sequence ATGCTGAATGAGCCGACTTATCCTCATCTAGTAAATGATTTATGGGTTAAGGCtgaatttttttatgaatatGTTGCATCGGTGGAACTAAATCAGTTGGTTGAGAATGATAGTTCTTTGAAAGGAAAAAGTAGAGAAGAAGTTGGTTTGAATAAATTTGAAGAATTAAAAATCAGATCAACAATAATGGGTGTTGATGTTGTCATCACTCAGAATACGATTATTAAACTATTGAAGTCATCAAACTCTAGAAGGCTTGTTGTAAACACTAAAGATAACAGTCCTAAAGCAGATGCTTTCAAAATATGTTTGTTTTATAATGCTGGAAGTGTATGTTCCTATGACTTTAGAAATGTCAAGAACATGCATAAGGATTTTAAGCTACTTTTCAAAATTCTTATTGGGTGTCTGATCCCTAGAGAAGGGAGTACTGATCAGATCTCATGGGATTACAAGCACTTTATCTTATACTTGAAGAATGAATATAAGATAAATCTCTCTGCCTACATCTTCAATCATCTATGTGAGGCTATCAAGGATAGCATAAAGCTTCGCAAGAAGAATGTGTCATATACCAGAATGTTGTCTGAACTGTTTTATCAAGATCGTCTAATTAATGCCCTTAAAAAGTTTCCTAACAATGGGGATCTGGAGGAGATACATGGAAACATCATATATACTTCTATTCTTGCAAATATGAAGCTTCTGATTAAAATTAATGCGGTATCTTTAAGGGTGCCTCTCTCTATCATACGTACTAATCCTGACTATCTTGAGGATTATCCTGTCATAAGCAAGATGGATAATCCTGAAGTAATCAGAATTTACATTGAACAAGCATTCAAAGAGGGAATGATTATTCGATTAAAAGACTTACCTAATAAACCCGCTGATGTATTCCATCCTTCTAAAAAGAGGAAGCATGCTGCTTTAGTTACACAAAAGGATGTTCAGAAGCCCTCTAAGAATAAAAAGGAGATTGAATAA